The Elusimicrobiaceae bacterium genome includes a region encoding these proteins:
- a CDS encoding BatD family protein produces MTATVNKKVVSLDDSLSLQVRIEGASGEVKDPILPSLPNFSAYSSGQSQNIAIINGSISSSLVYSYTLVPRFVGQATIGEIRIVTGGGTFTTPPIEVKVIPPASGQGNSSPQYSRQRRSQPARQRADTVQTEPDSQDDSVLVKAFVNKKQAYVNEQITLTVRFYTSVQLLGNPEYTPPETKSFLAEDLPPMRSGEEVIDGRTYAYTEIKTALFGATPGTTQITPAQVRYQVRAAEDLDPFSPNFLQNFIAGNMGRAAQIARTKPISVEIIPFPESGKPADFSGLAGSCSMKSAVDRRQLKVGEAANLAITVEGVGNIKSIVPPQLPKMNAFKTYDLVTSLDISKVNDSVQGKKTFKTVIIPRMSGPQTIPPITLSYFNTSTRRYETVQTAPIQLTVEQGTASPDANQVFFTGNNRQQGPGVKTIAEDVAYIRNGAPSLFTAFLTKSAENTSKTALPAALLLLAAGIRLLKGGKTDESRLRRKKALSSARQAVKNSETLFMQSRPIDAVEILSDALDDYLCNKLNCPLGGKTFRQTLALIKEKFPAVRKELLDELESFQDELEQIRFAPGSGQTVEGTQEPISVRMLTLLEQLEKELKK; encoded by the coding sequence GTGACCGCCACCGTTAACAAAAAAGTGGTTTCCCTAGACGACTCGCTCTCTCTTCAGGTTCGCATTGAAGGAGCAAGCGGCGAAGTGAAAGACCCGATACTGCCCTCGCTTCCGAATTTCAGCGCCTACAGTTCCGGGCAAAGCCAGAATATCGCCATAATCAACGGCTCGATTTCCAGTTCGCTGGTGTACAGTTACACGCTGGTGCCGCGCTTTGTGGGGCAGGCTACGATCGGGGAAATCAGGATCGTCACGGGCGGAGGCACGTTCACCACGCCGCCAATCGAAGTAAAAGTGATACCGCCAGCGTCAGGCCAGGGCAACAGCAGTCCGCAATATTCAAGGCAGCGCCGCTCCCAGCCGGCGCGCCAGCGCGCAGACACGGTCCAGACCGAACCGGACAGTCAGGACGACTCGGTTCTGGTGAAAGCCTTTGTCAACAAAAAGCAGGCTTATGTGAACGAACAGATCACGCTTACGGTGCGGTTCTACACATCGGTGCAGCTGCTGGGGAACCCCGAATACACTCCGCCCGAAACAAAAAGTTTCCTGGCGGAAGACCTGCCGCCGATGCGGTCCGGCGAGGAAGTTATAGACGGCCGCACCTACGCCTATACCGAAATCAAAACCGCGCTGTTCGGAGCCACGCCGGGCACCACGCAGATAACACCGGCTCAAGTGCGGTATCAGGTGCGCGCGGCGGAAGATCTCGACCCGTTCTCCCCGAACTTCCTGCAGAATTTCATAGCCGGCAATATGGGGCGGGCGGCTCAGATCGCCAGAACCAAACCGATCTCGGTTGAAATAATACCGTTCCCGGAATCCGGCAAGCCGGCTGATTTCAGCGGGTTGGCGGGCTCCTGCAGCATGAAAAGCGCGGTGGACCGGCGCCAGTTGAAAGTAGGCGAAGCGGCAAACCTTGCCATAACGGTTGAAGGGGTGGGCAATATTAAATCCATCGTGCCGCCGCAATTGCCGAAAATGAACGCTTTTAAAACCTACGATCTGGTAACCTCGCTCGACATATCAAAAGTCAATGATTCCGTGCAGGGCAAAAAAACTTTCAAGACGGTGATCATTCCGCGCATGTCCGGCCCGCAGACCATACCGCCGATAACGCTGTCTTATTTCAACACTTCCACGCGGCGTTATGAAACCGTCCAGACCGCGCCCATTCAACTGACAGTTGAACAGGGCACAGCCAGCCCCGACGCCAACCAGGTTTTTTTCACCGGCAACAACCGGCAGCAAGGGCCGGGCGTGAAAACGATAGCGGAAGATGTCGCTTATATAAGGAACGGCGCGCCGTCGCTGTTTACGGCATTTCTCACGAAATCGGCGGAAAACACTTCCAAAACCGCGCTCCCGGCGGCGCTGCTGCTGCTGGCCGCCGGCATAAGACTTTTAAAGGGCGGCAAAACGGATGAAAGCAGGCTGCGGCGCAAAAAAGCGCTGTCCAGCGCGCGGCAGGCCGTGAAAAACAGTGAAACCCTGTTTATGCAGAGCCGCCCGATAGATGCGGTGGAAATTCTTTCCGACGCGCTGGACGACTATCTGTGCAACAAACTCAACTGCCCTCTGGGCGGCAAGACATTCCGGCAGACGCTGGCGTTAATAAAAGAAAAATTCCCGGCCGTGCGGAAGGAACTGCTTGACGAACTCGAATCCTTTCAGGACGAACTGGAACAGATCCGCTTTGCGCCCGGCTCGGGCCAGACCGTAGAAGGGACGCAGGAACCAATTTCCGTACGGATGCTAACGCTGCTGGAACAGCTTGAAAAGGAGTTGAAAAAATGA
- a CDS encoding MoxR family ATPase gives MEMDVREINKRVKEESLFLQDLRREINKVIVGQDELIDKMFVSLLGNGHVLIEGVPGLAKTLAVKTMSESISASFNRIQFTPDLLPADITGTLIFNPKEGSFAPKKGPIFANMVLADEINRAPAKVQSALLEAMQERQVTIGDSTYRLPSLFMVLATQNPIEQEGTYPLPEAQVDRFMLKLDVTYPTKNDEKEILDRMSHNVIPKVSGSINPENILSARSVVDAIYVDDKIKTYIVDLVFATRTPENYRLEKIKSWIRYGASPRATIFLTVAAKAFAFLDGRGYVTPEDVKAIGADVLRHRILLTYEAEAENVKQSDIIQMLFEAVDVP, from the coding sequence ATGGAAATGGATGTGCGCGAAATCAACAAACGGGTAAAAGAGGAAAGCCTTTTTCTGCAGGACCTGCGCCGCGAAATCAACAAGGTTATCGTGGGGCAGGACGAACTTATTGACAAGATGTTCGTTTCCCTGCTCGGCAACGGACATGTGCTTATCGAAGGCGTGCCCGGCCTGGCAAAAACGCTGGCCGTAAAAACCATGTCGGAAAGCATCTCGGCGAGTTTCAACCGGATCCAGTTCACGCCCGACCTGCTGCCCGCCGATATCACGGGCACCCTGATTTTCAACCCGAAAGAGGGTTCGTTCGCGCCCAAGAAAGGCCCGATTTTCGCCAACATGGTGCTGGCCGACGAAATCAACCGCGCGCCCGCCAAAGTGCAGAGCGCGCTGCTCGAAGCCATGCAGGAACGGCAGGTGACCATAGGCGACAGCACCTACCGGCTCCCTTCTCTTTTCATGGTGCTCGCCACGCAAAACCCGATCGAGCAGGAAGGCACCTATCCGCTGCCGGAAGCCCAGGTGGACCGGTTCATGCTCAAGCTCGACGTGACCTATCCCACGAAAAACGACGAGAAAGAGATTCTTGACCGGATGTCGCACAACGTCATTCCCAAAGTAAGCGGAAGCATCAACCCGGAGAATATCCTGTCGGCGCGGTCGGTGGTGGACGCTATTTATGTGGACGACAAAATCAAGACCTATATCGTGGATCTGGTATTTGCCACGCGCACGCCGGAAAATTACCGGCTGGAAAAAATCAAATCGTGGATTCGCTACGGCGCCAGCCCCCGCGCCACGATTTTCCTGACTGTCGCGGCAAAAGCCTTCGCCTTTCTTGACGGCCGCGGCTATGTGACGCCCGAAGACGTGAAAGCCATCGGCGCGGACGTGCTGCGCCACCGCATTCTGCTGACTTATGAAGCGGAAGCTGAAAACGTCAAGCAGTCCGACATCATCCAGATGCTTTTCGAAGCGGTGGACGTGCCGTAA
- a CDS encoding tetratricopeptide repeat protein, translated as MRVLLLTMLFILAGQATPAMSKQNLTIRKGNSAYASEDYAGALKQYSAALEKNPDNTTALFNSGAALYRLGKLQEAEKSFGTTAKNKELGADSYFNLGNAYYSENKFKDAVKSYKQSLKLRPGDNKTLYNLQLALKKQQQNPQKDKDKQNEDQDKDKNKDKNGGGGDNQDKKDDKGGQDQNKNGDGGDKDKQDKDKNKGKDDKDKNKDDKDKDKGDRNEDGEEQPKSALPKSDADRIMQMAQEKEGQNQKDQIQRLRGRPAMPPPASGKDW; from the coding sequence ATGAGAGTCTTGCTGCTGACAATGCTGTTTATTCTGGCCGGGCAGGCAACACCCGCCATGAGCAAACAGAACCTTACCATCCGCAAAGGCAATTCGGCTTACGCCAGCGAAGATTACGCCGGCGCGCTGAAACAATATTCCGCGGCGCTGGAAAAAAACCCGGATAACACGACTGCGCTGTTCAATTCCGGCGCCGCGCTTTACCGGCTCGGCAAACTGCAGGAAGCCGAAAAAAGTTTCGGAACAACCGCCAAGAACAAGGAACTGGGCGCGGATTCGTATTTCAATCTCGGCAACGCTTATTATTCGGAAAACAAATTCAAGGACGCCGTAAAAAGCTATAAACAATCCCTGAAACTGAGGCCGGGGGACAATAAAACTCTTTACAACCTCCAGCTTGCCCTGAAAAAACAGCAGCAGAATCCCCAGAAGGACAAGGACAAACAGAACGAAGATCAGGACAAGGATAAAAACAAGGACAAAAACGGGGGAGGAGGCGACAATCAGGACAAGAAAGATGACAAGGGCGGACAGGACCAGAATAAAAACGGTGACGGAGGCGACAAAGACAAACAGGACAAGGATAAAAACAAAGGCAAGGACGATAAGGACAAAAATAAAGACGACAAGGACAAAGACAAAGGCGACAGGAACGAAGACGGCGAGGAACAGCCGAAATCCGCATTGCCCAAATCGGACGCAGACCGCATAATGCAGATGGCGCAGGAAAAAGAAGGCCAGAACCAGAAAGACCAGATTCAGCGGCTGCGAGGGCGGCCCGCCATGCCGCCTCCGGCCAGCGGAAAAGACTGGTGA
- a CDS encoding DUF58 domain-containing protein, which translates to MQPSEILKRVRQIEITTSKLVAETFAGEYLSVFKGQGMEFAEVREYTPGDDIRSIDWNVTARLGKPFIKRFMEERELTLMLACDVSGSQYFGSHSRLKSEVVAELAAVFAFSALKNNDKVGLLLYSDQTELYIPPRKGRLHALRLVRELLAFEPKSKKTDLTGMLTHINRVFKRRGILIMISDFMDSGYAIPLKLAARKHDFIPVRIEDPLEEKLPNLPVLIEAEDPETGKIATYDLSNRRFRDRHKICRFRNHDEADHLFQSVGADCIDIRTTVPVTEPVVAYFKNRARKNKRS; encoded by the coding sequence ATGCAGCCCTCTGAAATACTCAAACGCGTCCGCCAGATAGAAATCACCACCAGCAAACTGGTGGCGGAAACCTTTGCCGGCGAATATCTGAGCGTATTCAAGGGCCAGGGCATGGAATTCGCCGAAGTGCGGGAATACACGCCCGGCGACGATATCCGCTCCATTGACTGGAACGTAACCGCCCGGCTGGGAAAACCTTTCATAAAACGGTTCATGGAAGAACGCGAACTGACGCTGATGCTGGCGTGCGACGTGTCCGGCTCGCAGTATTTCGGCTCGCACTCGCGCCTGAAAAGCGAAGTGGTGGCGGAACTGGCGGCGGTCTTCGCGTTTTCCGCCCTGAAAAACAACGACAAAGTGGGCCTGCTGCTTTATTCCGACCAGACGGAACTGTACATCCCGCCCCGCAAAGGCCGCCTGCACGCCCTGCGGCTGGTGCGCGAACTGCTGGCGTTCGAGCCGAAAAGCAAAAAAACCGACCTCACCGGCATGCTCACCCATATCAACCGGGTATTCAAGCGGCGGGGCATACTGATCATGATTTCCGATTTCATGGACTCGGGCTATGCCATTCCGCTCAAGCTGGCGGCCCGGAAACACGATTTCATACCCGTGCGGATCGAGGATCCGCTGGAAGAAAAACTGCCGAACCTGCCGGTGCTGATCGAGGCGGAAGACCCGGAAACGGGGAAAATAGCGACTTATGATCTGTCCAACCGGCGGTTCCGCGACCGGCATAAAATCTGCCGGTTCAGGAATCACGACGAAGCCGATCATCTCTTCCAGTCGGTCGGCGCCGACTGCATTGATATCCGCACCACCGTGCCGGTCACGGAACCGGTAGTGGCGTATTTTAAAAACCGCGCGAGGAAAAACAAACGCTCATGA
- a CDS encoding TraR/DksA C4-type zinc finger protein, with the protein MKGKKKPVKKPALKPAGKTKKKLISAKPAASKKNPAKKRAQHKAAAKKHAAKPASVKKQAKKKHAAKSDTAKKHTMKKPAAKTAVKHAVKKQAIKNQPAKQSPVRHRAEKTAPKPVIKKAPARLKPVKPAKQHRTVTVSAKPKIPLHFKSMPLPTYHKDEETLAPVIIKTVKPAELTPSELAAVKTTLTAMRDEVLRRIADKKTFDMPDAEVGDPIDVATQNLDKELFFEITDNDHVTVDQIEAALRRIKLGSYGICEGCRCVIPKKRLHAMPFARYCINCQHSNENSTVPEP; encoded by the coding sequence ATGAAAGGGAAAAAGAAACCCGTAAAAAAACCGGCGTTGAAACCTGCCGGGAAAACTAAAAAGAAACTGATTTCAGCCAAACCCGCCGCCTCGAAAAAAAACCCGGCGAAAAAACGGGCGCAGCATAAAGCGGCGGCGAAAAAACACGCCGCCAAACCTGCCTCCGTGAAAAAACAGGCGAAGAAAAAACATGCCGCCAAGTCCGACACCGCGAAAAAACATACAATGAAAAAACCCGCCGCAAAAACAGCCGTTAAACACGCAGTAAAGAAACAGGCGATAAAAAATCAGCCGGCTAAACAGTCGCCGGTGAGGCATCGGGCGGAAAAAACCGCGCCCAAACCGGTCATAAAAAAAGCGCCCGCCAGACTCAAGCCGGTCAAGCCGGCAAAGCAGCACAGAACCGTGACGGTTTCGGCCAAGCCCAAAATACCGCTCCATTTCAAGTCAATGCCGCTGCCGACCTATCATAAAGATGAGGAAACGCTTGCTCCGGTGATCATCAAAACGGTCAAACCGGCCGAGCTCACTCCTTCGGAGCTGGCGGCCGTTAAAACAACACTTACCGCAATGCGCGATGAAGTGCTGCGCCGCATAGCGGACAAAAAAACTTTCGACATGCCAGACGCGGAAGTGGGCGACCCTATTGACGTGGCGACCCAGAACCTGGACAAGGAGCTGTTCTTTGAAATCACCGATAACGACCATGTCACGGTGGACCAGATAGAAGCCGCCCTGCGCCGCATCAAGCTCGGCTCTTACGGGATCTGCGAAGGCTGCCGGTGCGTCATTCCCAAAAAACGCCTGCATGCGATGCCGTTTGCCAGATACTGCATCAACTGCCAGCACAGCAATGAAAATTCGACGGTGCCGGAACCCTGA
- a CDS encoding tetratricopeptide repeat protein yields the protein MNFGKCVTAALLVAACAAAVARAETMSEQADREYRSGNFEEAISLYREMARQEPHNPFHYYNLGNAYYKTARTGRGVANYYRAFELLPRNADIRHNLAFALNTTGGKLIPEGMPEGIFVLFHYFSAIELKGLTVVCLWLTLLFLAAMTAAPAMRKYLRGITMSSAVLALVFGGWAYARKQADLQNPAVVIDGIAEIRTGPGENFTAAATVPEGHVLEVLSETDGWAEVGLKKEGVKGWVQKKFIEPAGL from the coding sequence ATGAATTTCGGCAAATGTGTAACCGCGGCGCTGCTGGTCGCCGCCTGCGCGGCGGCGGTGGCGCGAGCGGAAACGATGTCGGAACAGGCCGACCGCGAATACCGGAGCGGAAATTTCGAGGAAGCCATTTCGCTCTACCGCGAGATGGCGCGGCAGGAACCGCACAATCCGTTTCACTACTACAATCTGGGAAACGCCTATTACAAAACCGCCAGAACGGGCCGGGGCGTCGCCAATTATTACCGCGCTTTTGAACTGCTGCCGCGGAATGCGGACATACGGCATAATCTGGCATTCGCGCTCAACACAACGGGCGGAAAACTGATCCCGGAGGGAATGCCGGAAGGAATATTCGTGCTGTTTCACTATTTTTCAGCCATCGAACTGAAGGGGCTGACCGTGGTCTGCCTGTGGCTTACGCTTTTGTTTCTGGCAGCGATGACCGCCGCGCCGGCAATGCGAAAATACCTGCGCGGCATAACCATGTCGTCGGCCGTGCTGGCGCTTGTTTTCGGCGGCTGGGCCTACGCCCGCAAACAGGCCGATCTGCAAAACCCGGCGGTGGTAATTGACGGGATAGCCGAAATCCGTACCGGCCCCGGTGAAAATTTTACAGCCGCCGCCACGGTGCCGGAAGGCCATGTGCTGGAAGTGCTGTCCGAAACCGATGGCTGGGCCGAAGTCGGCCTGAAGAAAGAAGGCGTTAAAGGCTGGGTGCAGAAAAAGTTTATTGAGCCTGCCGGCTTGTGA
- a CDS encoding VWA domain-containing protein: MTFGGLYWLLLLIPICVIILFSRMAIYDQHTSIRLSMPPKMRPERCLRVELAGLVPYLLRAAALVLLCLALARPQLVQKKVLPPTAGVDIMLCIDTSSSMQANDFPPNRIEAAKQAALEFIQKRKSDRIGIVVFAVNAMLQCPLTNDYSSLEEFLSQVRIGMTFSDGTAIGDAIATAANHLKNSAAKTKIMVLLTDGRSNSGIITDPVLAAKAAASYGIKIYTIGTASEEATRGARIGMQEDTLDRATLSEIARVTGGEFFHARNRAELERIYDNIDKQEKTEFKNQVSVTYFDKYMYFLLPAILLLFCEFMLVRTLFLRIP; the protein is encoded by the coding sequence ATGACTTTCGGCGGACTGTACTGGTTATTGCTGCTCATTCCGATCTGCGTGATAATACTGTTTTCGCGCATGGCCATTTACGACCAGCATACCTCAATACGGCTGAGCATGCCTCCGAAAATGAGGCCGGAGCGGTGCCTCCGGGTAGAGCTGGCGGGGCTGGTGCCGTATCTGCTCAGAGCGGCGGCGCTGGTGCTTTTATGCCTGGCGCTGGCGCGCCCCCAGCTGGTGCAGAAAAAAGTGCTGCCGCCCACCGCGGGCGTGGACATCATGCTGTGCATAGACACTTCGTCCAGCATGCAGGCCAACGATTTTCCGCCCAACCGGATAGAAGCGGCGAAACAGGCTGCTCTGGAATTCATACAGAAACGCAAAAGCGACCGGATCGGAATAGTGGTGTTCGCCGTCAACGCTATGCTGCAGTGTCCGCTGACCAACGATTACAGTTCGCTGGAGGAATTTCTCAGCCAGGTGCGGATCGGGATGACTTTTTCGGACGGGACCGCGATAGGCGACGCCATCGCCACCGCGGCCAACCATCTCAAAAATTCCGCCGCGAAAACCAAGATCATGGTGCTGCTGACTGACGGCCGGTCCAACAGCGGCATCATAACCGACCCCGTGCTCGCCGCGAAAGCCGCCGCGAGCTACGGCATAAAAATTTACACGATCGGCACCGCCAGCGAAGAAGCCACCCGCGGCGCGCGCATCGGTATGCAGGAAGACACGCTTGACCGGGCCACGCTGTCCGAAATAGCCCGTGTTACCGGCGGCGAATTTTTTCACGCGCGCAACCGCGCGGAACTGGAACGGATTTACGACAACATTGACAAGCAGGAAAAAACCGAGTTCAAGAATCAGGTGTCGGTCACCTATTTCGACAAATACATGTATTTTCTGCTGCCGGCGATACTGCTCCTGTTCTGCGAATTCATGCTGGTGCGCACGCTGTTTTTGAGGATACCCTGA
- a CDS encoding RDD family protein, producing the protein MPTEDKNSFPDGQASVPASRATLSLHVSGGAPEPAVTPLEQTVVPGPEIDTDGLPEEAGPLLASFSERFVAYVIDALPFFVLCYASLYHMARTGAVTLSLGLLLKWNLFWIGFYWLYVTVFTAGGRVTVGKAIMGLRVRDASGGDISLFRAGVRTFGYFISSAVFYLGYILAFFTGYALHDHLVGTYVERVRPRSAAGSVVTVLLSWAFFSVFFYSWIYGTFLRTSPDSQILIDKAQNGLYGLARLEALHKDKYGYYTNSLGRLAALTGDPARFKKDLMQVYRENGFVLSGDKEVFEISARALDFKGTRVKLAGPPEPVRAYYKKKDYEKYISH; encoded by the coding sequence ATGCCTACAGAAGACAAGAATTCTTTTCCGGACGGGCAAGCGTCCGTTCCCGCCAGCCGCGCTACCCTTTCCCTGCATGTCAGCGGAGGCGCGCCGGAACCGGCTGTCACTCCGCTTGAGCAGACGGTGGTTCCCGGCCCGGAAATTGACACGGACGGATTGCCGGAGGAGGCCGGGCCTCTTCTCGCCAGCTTTTCCGAACGGTTTGTGGCGTATGTAATAGACGCGCTGCCGTTTTTTGTGCTGTGTTACGCCTCGCTTTACCATATGGCCAGAACGGGGGCGGTGACGCTGTCGCTGGGCCTGCTCCTTAAATGGAACCTGTTCTGGATAGGGTTTTACTGGCTGTATGTGACGGTTTTTACCGCGGGCGGACGCGTTACCGTCGGCAAGGCGATTATGGGCCTGCGCGTGCGAGACGCTTCCGGCGGAGATATCTCCCTGTTCCGGGCCGGTGTGCGCACTTTCGGATATTTTATCAGTAGTGCCGTGTTTTATCTGGGCTATATCCTCGCGTTTTTTACCGGCTATGCGCTGCATGATCATCTGGTGGGCACTTATGTGGAGCGGGTCAGGCCGCGTTCCGCTGCCGGTTCGGTGGTTACGGTGCTGTTGAGCTGGGCGTTTTTTTCCGTGTTTTTTTATTCATGGATTTATGGCACGTTCCTGAGAACTTCTCCCGACTCGCAAATTCTGATTGACAAGGCTCAGAACGGACTCTACGGGCTGGCCCGGCTTGAGGCATTGCATAAGGATAAATACGGCTACTATACCAACAGCCTCGGCCGGCTGGCCGCTTTAACCGGCGATCCGGCGCGTTTTAAAAAGGATTTGATGCAGGTGTACCGGGAAAACGGATTTGTTCTGTCCGGCGACAAGGAAGTTTTTGAGATTTCCGCGCGCGCGCTGGATTTCAAAGGCACGCGTGTGAAGCTGGCCGGTCCGCCGGAGCCCGTGCGCGCTTATTATAAAAAGAAAGACTACGAGAAATATATTTCCCACTGA
- a CDS encoding outer membrane beta-barrel protein: MRKILTLALALSITSPCWAIQNIKLGGLNIDPFVSTEMKYDSNIYLTKSNVKSAWINDSSLGLRLNQKLTTRLDLEAGYALDLITYSVNQSNNNAVHHTADLSLASTLADNMTARLGDQFLATTDQASSELTARAKRVENTAAFNFVAPIKGSLGFKINTSDDFNEYLEAAYSNLNRNRWNAGADITYQLMPKTQLQAGYTFAQVKYKDNTRNNSNIHKVDGGLTGQVAPKVTGEIIAGVQFRDYSNNSNTASNKATTFSYGITLAWTPGVN, encoded by the coding sequence ATGAGAAAAATTTTAACATTGGCATTAGCGTTGAGCATAACATCACCCTGCTGGGCGATACAGAATATAAAGCTGGGCGGGCTGAACATTGATCCGTTCGTTTCCACAGAGATGAAATACGACAGCAATATTTATCTGACGAAGAGCAATGTGAAAAGCGCGTGGATCAACGATTCATCGCTCGGACTGCGGCTGAACCAGAAACTGACCACCCGCTTGGATCTTGAAGCCGGGTACGCGCTGGACCTGATCACTTATTCGGTCAACCAGAGCAACAACAACGCCGTGCATCACACAGCCGACCTTTCACTTGCAAGCACGCTGGCGGACAATATGACCGCCAGGCTGGGCGATCAGTTCCTGGCAACCACCGACCAGGCCTCTTCGGAACTGACGGCCCGCGCAAAACGGGTGGAAAACACGGCCGCCTTCAACTTCGTGGCGCCCATCAAAGGAAGTCTGGGGTTCAAAATCAACACGAGCGATGATTTCAACGAATATCTTGAAGCGGCCTACTCCAACCTCAACCGCAACCGCTGGAATGCCGGCGCCGACATTACCTATCAACTGATGCCGAAAACCCAGCTGCAGGCCGGATATACGTTCGCGCAGGTGAAATACAAAGACAATACCAGAAACAACTCCAACATTCATAAAGTGGACGGTGGCCTTACGGGGCAAGTCGCGCCCAAAGTGACCGGAGAAATAATAGCCGGAGTACAGTTCCGGGATTACTCGAACAACTCTAACACCGCATCCAACAAAGCCACGACTTTCTCCTATGGAATTACGCTGGCCTGGACTCCGGGAGTCAATT
- a CDS encoding VWA domain-containing protein has protein sequence MQLFRDPMVFLWLLLAAGGVFGALIYAGRYRAGVLRKLRLTAMYSQLVTPGTEPRRRAKTILFLCALGFLFLAWAGPQWGVELKESETEIAHAVIAVDTSTSMLAQDLKPNRLENAKQMLKILISDCKGYRLGIVAFAGKAFIQCPITTDDLALGYFVEMLSTEIIPMRGTDIGSALKLTAGMLSPYPGKKALILLTDGENHETELDSAIKAAKENSIAVFAIGIGNPEGDLIPVNANGAPDYKKDSAGRTVVTKLDEKTLLKIASETGGAYTRYTGPEEVSAKLADFLKDMARSKWKGKTRVQYKNRYQLPLLMAILLLLAEMLVPEKPLAKSARKNGGRRTK, from the coding sequence ATGCAGTTATTCCGCGATCCCATGGTTTTTCTGTGGCTGCTGCTGGCGGCCGGCGGCGTGTTTGGCGCGCTCATCTATGCGGGGCGGTACCGGGCGGGCGTGCTGCGCAAGCTGCGCCTGACCGCAATGTATTCCCAGCTGGTGACTCCCGGCACCGAACCGCGGCGCCGCGCGAAAACGATACTGTTTTTATGCGCGCTGGGGTTTCTGTTTCTTGCGTGGGCCGGGCCGCAATGGGGCGTGGAACTGAAGGAAAGCGAAACGGAAATCGCGCACGCGGTCATTGCCGTTGACACGTCCACCTCCATGCTCGCGCAGGATCTGAAGCCGAACCGGCTGGAAAACGCCAAACAGATGCTCAAGATCCTCATAAGCGACTGCAAAGGCTATCGCCTGGGCATAGTGGCTTTCGCGGGCAAGGCGTTCATCCAGTGCCCGATCACTACCGACGATCTGGCGCTGGGTTATTTTGTGGAAATGCTCTCGACCGAGATTATCCCGATGCGCGGCACCGACATAGGCAGCGCGCTGAAGCTGACCGCCGGCATGCTAAGCCCCTATCCCGGCAAGAAGGCGCTCATTCTGCTGACTGACGGGGAAAACCATGAAACAGAGCTCGACAGCGCGATCAAAGCCGCCAAGGAAAACAGCATAGCGGTTTTCGCCATCGGAATAGGCAACCCGGAAGGCGACCTGATCCCGGTCAACGCCAACGGCGCGCCCGATTACAAAAAAGATTCCGCCGGCCGTACGGTGGTGACGAAGCTGGATGAAAAAACCCTGCTTAAAATCGCCTCCGAAACAGGGGGGGCTTACACACGGTATACGGGGCCGGAGGAAGTGTCGGCCAAACTGGCGGACTTTCTGAAAGATATGGCCCGGTCAAAATGGAAAGGCAAAACCCGCGTGCAGTACAAAAACCGCTACCAGCTCCCGCTGCTCATGGCGATACTGCTGCTGCTGGCGGAAATGCTCGTGCCGGAAAAACCGCTGGCGAAATCCGCCAGGAAAAACGGCGGGAGGCGGACAAAATGA